The stretch of DNA tataaCACAAGACACCTACCCAAAGTGGTTAACTTCCGACTCCTGTGCTTCTCCGCCTTCGTCATTGGCAGCCTCATGAGATACTGCTCTTCGTACTCCTCCCGTTCGCGTTCCTTTCTGGACAACACCTGCAGTGCCCTCGAACTGGAGGAAATTTCCATCGGCGTGTCCAAATATTCCTCCTTCAGCTCATGTATCAGCGACGATCCAAGGGCACGTTTTCTCGCCCGCTCGATCTGTTTTCGTGCCCGCTCCGCCTTCGAATCGTCCTCGTACTGCACAGCCATGTGCTTTGGGGGCACATACAaatcgctgctgctgctgtgctCTTTCTTGCCCGCCGACTTGAGACCCTTTGCCTTCCGCAACTTCTCCATGATCTTGACCGAGTCATCTGACTCATCGCCTGAACCGCTGCTATCGCCACCCTCTTCCGCCTCCGGCAACTGTGACATGAGGTTGGCCGGATTTGCCTTGAACGAGGTGGGATCGTCCGCCGTGCTGGTTCCGGTCACTGCCGTTTTGACGAGTTTGTCGATCTGGTAGCGCAATTTGTAATCGATTGGACGGATTTTTTCCAATACTGTGCGAATTTCAATCAGCCGGTCGATTGAAGGGTCCTTTTCAATTTTGTGTCCTAAAAGTGAAACGGTAAGTGGTTTGTTTGTCAAACAAAGTACCGACAGACTATGCTTACCCGAACACTTCCGCAGCACCACGTAGGTCAAATTGATCATATAGTTGAGGAGCATGTGATATTTTATTTCCAGAAAATTCAACCCATACTCCGTGGACAGTTCGCCTGTCTTGACTCGCTGCAGCATATTGCCAACGAGGTCGGAAACCTGCTTAAAGTTATTGTTCATCTCATCCAGTAGTCGTAGAGCCTGTGGAAGGTCCGGCTGGATATCATACTCATCGAGTGCCTAtcaaaaatagaacaaaaaatcattttgtgaaaattgaacCGAATGCAGACGAcgttggaagaaaaaaaaacatatttttcatttcattgcaCGCCAGTTGGTTTGGCTCGTTGGCGGCTAACAGATTTCAGCAATAGGCTCGTATTTATGGAGTGCATTTCATAAATGATGAAATTCGGGGCTCACCTTCCCGTAGAGGTAGACAACGAACAATACACCCAGGATACCGACAAACGGAGCTCGAAATAGTCAGCAAGCAAATAGAGGAACGAGAAAAAAAGAGCACCGGAAAACACTAACCCGCACACCAAACGGGAACCGGCCAGCACACCAGGAGAAAAAGCCTTGATATTAATATCAATATCAatcaaacagtttttttccTGCAGTTGCTATAGCGAATTGTGGGCGCGCGCATACGGATCGAGTGGAGCGAGATGAAATTGAATTGGGGGAAAAGTAGTACCCCAATGTGCATACGCCGCGGCCAAAGAATGCGCGGATCgaagtaaaaaataataatgaaatgcACCATCGACGGATTCTGTGTATAGCGAAATATATCAATGAACTGTGGGCCAGAGCAGCGCAATTGGTGATGTATTAATTTACTGTTTACTGAAGCTCATGtgggaagaaatattttttggctTTCATTTATATACTCGTATTTTAATAAATAtaaagtgagaaaaaaatgatttatacTATTTATTTGTAGGTCCATCGAACAATCGAAATTAATATTAATAGGGCTACTTCGCAGCCCGCAGTATTTGCTGTATGTGCAATAAATACAACCAGGTCCCAGTTTCAGCCCAATCCCACAGAGAGCGTTCCAAAAATCATCGAACCAATCAAATGGGTACATACAGTACTTCGAATCTGAATACACTACGAGAAACGAGAAAGCTGAAACAGCCATCGAACCGTACCAATTCATATCCCAGATCAGGCCGAAATACATcgcggaaaaaaaatctgactgTTTTCTCGCTCAACCATCTCGGTCCAGCGTACTCCTCATGCCCGCCTGCCTCTTTCCACATACTCGTATGTGCAAGGGAAAACGAGAAGCTGAAAATCCGCTCAATTCGCAAGTGCCGCGAAAAAGCCAGTCAAAATATTACGATTCcaattttaaaatataaattgaacTCCCGAAAAATTCGGATTGTCCTCCCTGACTCCCCACCCACCGAACCTTCACTCCTGAACAACATTGGGCACACACTTGCTACAGTATTATTGATTTATTTCCATCCATTTCGCGTCCtgtcgtgtttttttttgttttgtttgttggttTGCTCTCGAGCTGTTGTATTGGCCAGGCTCGCATTTCTCCGCGCACAcacacgattttttttcagttattcTGCTCCCGATTTCCGATTAAAGTATGTACATACTACACAGCACAAAGCATCCGCAGTTGGTCCGATGGTAGAACAGAGCCACTCTGCGCCAAAGAGCATTCTACGCTCCAAAGGATCTACTATCAGACCATCAGGGTCGACTGACATTGGGTAAGTAATGGAAAGGTTTGCTTACAAGCTGCGTAGGCAAAGAACGCGAAACTAAGCCGGGAGTTTAGATGAAACACACAATATGTCATTTCTCCTTATTTTGTCGTAAATAAGGCTTCTTGTTATCAAAGCTAGAAAATAGACATTTTCCATATTCGaagtttttcttattttgaTTTCTCCATCTCACAGCAACTACTGAATATGATAAGAGCGATATCAGTGAAagtattgagttttttttataaattgcaGATTGCG from Toxorhynchites rutilus septentrionalis strain SRP chromosome 3, ASM2978413v1, whole genome shotgun sequence encodes:
- the LOC129778798 gene encoding neuroguidin, with translation MVQALDEYDIQPDLPQALRLLDEMNNNFKQVSDLVGNMLQRVKTGELSTEYGLNFLEIKYHMLLNYMINLTYVVLRKCSGHKIEKDPSIDRLIEIRTVLEKIRPIDYKLRYQIDKLVKTAVTGTSTADDPTSFKANPANLMSQLPEAEEGGDSSGSGDESDDSVKIMEKLRKAKGLKSAGKKEHSSSSDLYVPPKHMAVQYEDDSKAERARKQIERARKRALGSSLIHELKEEYLDTPMEISSSSRALQVLSRKEREREEYEEQYLMRLPMTKAEKHRSRKLTTLGTLGDELTSFGDISALDGELPPSSAGGKKRKAPKGGKKHGKKRRFR